In Drosophila pseudoobscura strain MV-25-SWS-2005 chromosome 4, UCI_Dpse_MV25, whole genome shotgun sequence, the following proteins share a genomic window:
- the Lsp1gamma gene encoding larval serum protein 1 gamma chain: MKLCLVLLALVGCVCAFSVPTQKVKIADKDFLEKQKFLFEMVYRVEDPLMFEEWIKMGQKLIVDKAQYKEFDFYMEKFWESYKLGALLPKGEFFGSLVKTHHKQAYGLFNFFYYANDWETFVHNVAWARIHVNEGMFVYALTLAVIHKPEFEGLILPQIYEIFPQYFFNSKFVYEAEKFDYEVFSKLIMYEKEYKDILYKDVSEFSDNFYFYTKDWKTWQWYKMMGLDQEWYVEDKYFLRENLETFNKDPKYVDIMKGLKKFYMPVDYTRDIDFFNAESKLSYFTEDLGWNAYWYYLNMDYAFFLNGKEFGLDKDRRGEWWIYNVQQILARYYQERLANGYGDIPEFFWYKQIEYGYDPQLIYYNGVGYSYRKNYYDYQTYGNFEMFNQIQNFFSRVYKVLETGFYKTADGVVIDLRKPEAIKFIGNYLQGNVDTYDKYFFNYFYMLSHMYFADVDFYDFEVFPNVFLNFETMMRDPFFYTFYKKFTDVFYQFKYYLKPYTQKDLVYEGIKIKDVSVSKLVTYYDIVDFDVTTLLNDKMTFVDGEFVWDKALLARQARLNHKPFDFEFTIDSDKVQKGVVRVFLGPKFDEYGRVIPLVYNSKNFVQIDSFVYPFVAGSNTIKRSSKEFSWTAEDRTTYTELYKYVMLATEGKYDFPLDISEPHSAFPDRLVLPKGWESGMPMQFYFFVSPYTADYEQFSNFDYTYSSGVGSGTRYVDSKPFGYPFDRQIDEYTFFVPNGYFKDVKIFFVDTFAKYFEKKYAQFGTFDYSYFEF, translated from the exons ATGAAATTGTGCCTAGTACTACTGGCCCTTGTGGGCTGTGTGTGCGCATTCAGTGTGCCCACACAGAAGGTGAAGATTGCCGACAAGGACTTCCTTGAGAAGCAAAAGTTCCTCTTCGAGATGGTCTACCGTGTCGAGGATCCCCTGATGTTCGAGGAGTGGATCAAGATGGGACAGAAGCTGATCGTTGACAAGGCCCAGTACAAG GAATTCGACTTCTATATGGAGAAATTCTGGGAGTCCTACAAACTTGGTGCATTGCTGCCCAAGGGCGAGTTCTTCGGTTCTCTGGTGAAGACCCATCACAAGCAGGCCTACGGTCTGTTCAACTTCTTCTACTACGCCAACGACTGGGAGACCTTCGTCCACAACGTGGCATGGGCCCGCATCCACGTCAACGAGGGCATGTTCGTCTATGCTCTGACCCTCGCCGTCATCCACAAGCCCGAATTCGAGGGTCTGATCCTGCCCCAGATCTACGAGATCTTCCCGCAGTACTTCTTCAACAGCAAGTTCGTGTACGAGGCCGAGAAGTTCGACTATGAGGTGTTCAGCAAGCTGATCATGTACGAGAAGGAGTACAAGGACATCCTGTACAAGGACGTGAGCGAATTCAGCGACAACTTCTACTTCTACACCAAGGACTGGAAGACATGGCAGTGGTACAAAATGATGGGTCTGGACCAGGAATGGTACGTCGAGGACAAGTACTTCCTCCGCGAGAACTTGGAGACCTTCAACAAGGACCCCAAGTACGTCGACATCATGAAGGGACTCAAGAAATTCTACATGCCCGTCGACTACACCCGCGACATTGACTTCTTCAACGCCGAGAGCAAGCTGTCCTACTTCACCGAGGATCTCGGCTGGAACGCCTACTGGTACTACCTGAACATGGACTACGCCTTCTTCCTCAACGGCAAGGAGTTCGGACTCGACAAGGATCGTCGCGGAGAGTGGTGGATCTACAATGTCCAGCAGATCCTCGCCCGCTACTACCAGGAGCGTCTCGCCAACGGCTACGGTGACATTCCCGAATTCTTCTGGTACAAACAGATCGAGTACGGCTACGATCCCCAGCTGATCTACTACAACGGTGTCGGCTACAGCTACCGCAAGAACTACTACGACTACCAGACCTACGGCAACTTCGAAATGTTCAACCAGATCCAGAACTTCTTCAGCCGCGTGTACAAGGTCCTCGAGACCGGCTTCTACAAGACCGCCGACGGTGTGGTCATCGATCTGCGCAAGCCGGAGGCCATCAAGTTCATCGGAAACTACCTGCAGGGCAATGTCGATACCTACGACAAGTACTTCTTCAACTACTTCTACATGCTGTCGCACATGTACTTTGCCGATGTCGACTTCTACGATTTCGAGGTGTTCCCCAACGTGTTCCTCAACTTCGAGACCATGATGCGCGATCCCTTCTTCTACACTTTCTACAAGAAGTTCACGGATGTGTTCTACCAGTTCAAGTACTACCTGAAGCCCTACACCCAGAAGGATCTCGTCTACGAGGGCATCAAGATCAAGGATGTCAGCGTGAGCAAGCTGGTGACCTACTACGACATTGTTGACTTCGATGTGACCACCCTGTTGAACGACAAGATGACCTTCGTCGACGGTGAGTTCGTGTGGGACAAGGCTCTGCTGGCCCGCCAGGCCCGCCTCAACCACAAGCCCTTCGACTTCGAGTTCACCATCGACTCCGACAAGGTGCAGAAGGGAGTCGTGCGCGTCTTCCTGGGACCCAAGTTCGACGAGTACGGCCGCGTGATTCCCCTCGTGTACAACAGCAAGAACTTCGTGCAGATCGATAGCTTCGTGTATCCCTTCGTTGCCGGCAGCAACACCATCAAGCGCAGCTCCAAGGAGTTCTCGTGGACCGCCGAGGACCGCACCACCTACACCGAACTGTACAAGTACGTGATGCTGGCCACCGAGGGCAAGTACGACTTCCCCCTGGACATCAGCGAGCCCCACAGCGCCTTCCCCGACCGCCTGGTCCTGCCCAAGGGCTGGGAGTCCGGCATGCCCATGCAGTTCTACTTCTTCGTCTCGCCCTACACCGCGGACTACGAGCAGTTCTCCAACTTCGACTACACCTACTCGTCGGGCGTCGGCAGCGGCACCCGCTACGTGGACAGCAAGCCCTTCGGCTATCCCTTCGATCGCCAGATCGATGAGTACACCTTCTTCGTGCCCAACGGCTACTTCAAGGATGTCAAGATCTTCTTCGTCGACACCTTCGCCAAGTACTTCGAGAAGAAGTACGCCCAGTTCGGCACCTTCGACTACTCCTACTTCGAATTCTAG